From the Lathyrus oleraceus cultivar Zhongwan6 chromosome 4, CAAS_Psat_ZW6_1.0, whole genome shotgun sequence genome, one window contains:
- the LOC127076005 gene encoding desiccation protectant protein Lea14 homolog produces the protein MSQLVNKAKNFVSDKISDVAKPEASLTDVDFTRVTMNNVEYLAKVAVHNPYSHPLPICQINYSFKSATREIASGIIPDPGSLKAKDTTMVDVPVKVPYSILMSLAKDIGADWDIDYQLDVGLVIDLPVVGNFTIPLSRKGEVKLPSPF, from the exons ATGTCGCAGCTGGTTAATAAAGCCAAGAACTTCGTCTCTGATAAAATCAGCGATGTGGCCAAGCCTGAAGCGAGTCTCACCGACGTCGACTTTACGCGCGTGACCATGAACAATGTCGAGTACTTGGCCAAGGTCGCTGTTCATAATCCTTATTCACATCCACTACCCATTTGCCAGATCAACTACTCATTCAAAAGCGCCACTAG GGAGATAGCATCAGGGATAATACCAGATCCTGGGTCATTGAAAGCAAAAGACACAACAATGGTGGATGTACCTGTGAAGGTGCCGTATAGTATATTGATGAGCTTGGCAAAGGACATTGGGGCTGATTGGGATATTGACTATCAGTTGGATGTGGGTCTTGTTATTGATCTTCCTGTTGTTGGTAACTTCACCATTCCTCTTTCTCGTAAGGGAGAGGTTAAGCTACCAAGTCCTTTCTAG